One segment of Chryseobacterium turcicum DNA contains the following:
- a CDS encoding DUF4129 domain-containing protein, translated as MNKFLFFLLIFLNLATFKSQEYEDDDISEMYVEDSVETSHYKNMYVADSVLNANPQTENTVFPKKFKENLPSRYKGKEFDYTTSKPKESFFDKLKRKLARLLQSIFGDTSLETSSQITWVVIRLFAIILVGFLLYFIVKYIISTNGSLFFGKKNKKVEILEEELHENIHEINFPQSIAKFENSGDYRSAVRYQFLFILKKLSDKKLIIWNPEKTNKDYVAELKAAHLKNQFYDLSYIFDYVWYGEFSIDEQSYSKFKNQFQGFKP; from the coding sequence ATGAATAAATTTCTATTTTTTTTATTGATTTTTCTAAATCTTGCGACCTTTAAGTCTCAGGAATACGAAGATGATGATATTTCTGAAATGTATGTAGAAGATTCTGTAGAGACTTCTCATTACAAAAATATGTACGTTGCAGATTCTGTTTTAAATGCTAATCCTCAAACTGAAAATACTGTTTTTCCAAAGAAATTTAAAGAAAATCTACCTTCAAGATACAAGGGAAAGGAGTTTGATTATACCACCTCAAAACCTAAAGAATCATTTTTTGACAAGCTTAAAAGAAAATTAGCTAGACTATTGCAAAGTATTTTCGGAGATACCAGTTTAGAGACTTCTTCGCAAATTACATGGGTTGTTATCCGTCTTTTTGCTATTATATTGGTTGGTTTTTTACTTTATTTCATCGTTAAATATATAATTAGTACCAATGGAAGTTTGTTTTTTGGCAAAAAGAATAAAAAAGTAGAGATTCTTGAAGAAGAACTTCATGAAAATATTCACGAAATCAATTTTCCCCAAAGTATTGCAAAATTTGAAAATAGCGGAGATTACCGTTCTGCAGTTCGATATCAGTTCTTATTTATTCTTAAAAAATTAAGTGATAAAAAACTCATCATTTGGAATCCCGAAAAAACAAATAAAGATTACGTTGCGGAGCTTAAAGCTGCACATTTGAAAAACCAATTTTATGACCTTTCGTATATTTTCGATTACGTTTGGTATGGTGAATTCAGTATTGATGAGCAAAGTTACAGTAAATTTAAAAACCAGTTTCAAGGATTTAAACCTTAA
- a CDS encoding DUF4013 domain-containing protein, translating to MMQFYKKRDFGTFISDSFTFFKLYGKNYFKNYILLNGLLLILMVTLFVFGYRELLMPIFGSNMSGESYYFESYFEENIGMFAVMGVITFLLFLIMMIVNYLFPVFYLKRLAEGELKIKTDDILGDFKKNAGKIGKLCLGMIFVVTPLSFIIMGISYAMILIVIGFFLILLIYPVLFNVITFLMYDYFNSKRGFFESLSYSIRSQFSYTNGREKSPFWKYWGSTVVISIILYVITTIFTAIPMIFFMLKITTTAPDANFEQNPFAGSFGVMMFVMYGISMLVSFFLSNMLYVNSGLMYYDSRRDFHQKVELEEIETIGINE from the coding sequence ATGATGCAATTTTATAAAAAAAGAGATTTCGGAACATTTATCAGTGACAGTTTTACGTTTTTCAAATTATATGGGAAAAACTATTTCAAAAACTACATTTTGCTAAATGGGCTTTTGCTTATTTTGATGGTTACCCTATTTGTTTTTGGTTACAGGGAACTGTTGATGCCGATTTTTGGGTCAAATATGAGCGGAGAAAGCTATTATTTTGAATCTTATTTTGAAGAAAATATCGGAATGTTTGCGGTGATGGGAGTGATTACTTTCTTACTTTTTTTAATCATGATGATTGTCAATTATCTTTTCCCGGTTTTTTATCTTAAAAGATTAGCAGAAGGAGAATTGAAAATAAAAACGGATGATATTCTCGGTGATTTTAAGAAAAATGCCGGTAAAATAGGAAAGCTTTGTCTGGGAATGATTTTCGTTGTGACACCGCTCTCATTTATTATAATGGGAATCTCTTATGCGATGATATTAATTGTTATCGGATTTTTTCTCATCTTACTTATTTACCCGGTTTTATTTAATGTGATAACATTTTTGATGTATGATTATTTTAATAGTAAAAGAGGTTTTTTTGAAAGCTTAAGCTATTCTATTCGGTCACAATTTTCATATACAAATGGAAGAGAAAAATCTCCATTCTGGAAATATTGGGGCTCTACGGTTGTTATTTCAATTATTCTGTATGTGATTACCACTATTTTTACGGCAATACCAATGATTTTCTTTATGCTGAAAATTACTACGACTGCGCCAGATGCCAATTTTGAGCAAAATCCATTCGCTGGAAGTTTTGGAGTCATGATGTTTGTAATGTATGGAATTTCGATGTTGGTATCTTTCTTTTTGTCGAATATGCTTTATGTAAATTCAGGATTAATGTATTACGACAGCAGAAGAGATTTTCATCAAAAAGTAGAGTTGGAAGAAATTGAAACAATCGGTATCAATGAATAA
- a CDS encoding stage II sporulation protein M: MREVYFIKQNKEKWLGIEQVVQGKIKKNPDDLSSLYINLVNDLSFAQTYYPKSNTTVYLNHLSSQIFQKIYKTKRVEENRLIYFFKTEVPLIVYENRRYLIYSFLFFIFFMLIGVLSARYDNDFANLILSEGYVNMTIENIKNGNAVGVYQDGSTWGSTIGITFNNIIVGAKLYIYGIFGGLGTLYLLMHNSIMVGTFQYFFYQHGALGDSARGIWLHGVFEIFSMVVEGMCGLILGTSILFPKTLSRFNSFKNGFKNSFKIFLSTVPFTICAGIIEGYVTRYALNMPLSLNLFIIFGCLGIIGFYYFIYPHIVNRRVKNTINDAIL, from the coding sequence ATGAGAGAAGTTTATTTCATTAAACAAAATAAAGAAAAATGGTTGGGAATTGAGCAGGTTGTTCAAGGGAAAATTAAAAAAAATCCTGATGACCTGTCTTCGTTGTACATCAACCTTGTCAACGACCTTTCTTTTGCTCAGACTTATTACCCCAAAAGTAATACAACGGTTTATCTTAATCATCTTTCGTCTCAGATTTTTCAGAAAATTTATAAAACAAAAAGAGTTGAAGAAAACAGACTGATTTATTTCTTTAAAACAGAAGTTCCTTTAATTGTTTACGAAAACAGAAGATATTTAATCTACTCATTTTTGTTCTTTATATTTTTTATGCTCATTGGTGTTCTTTCGGCGAGATATGACAATGATTTTGCAAATCTTATCTTAAGTGAAGGATACGTGAATATGACCATCGAAAATATCAAAAACGGAAATGCAGTAGGTGTTTATCAGGATGGTTCAACTTGGGGAAGTACCATAGGAATTACTTTTAACAATATTATTGTTGGAGCGAAATTATATATCTACGGCATTTTTGGTGGACTCGGAACGTTATATCTTCTTATGCACAATTCTATCATGGTAGGAACTTTTCAATATTTTTTCTATCAGCATGGCGCTTTAGGAGACAGTGCAAGAGGAATCTGGCTGCATGGTGTGTTTGAGATTTTCAGTATGGTGGTAGAAGGAATGTGTGGTTTGATTCTCGGAACATCGATTCTTTTTCCTAAAACACTTTCAAGATTTAATTCTTTTAAAAACGGATTTAAAAATTCATTCAAAATATTTTTAAGTACAGTTCCTTTTACCATTTGTGCCGGAATTATTGAAGGTTATGTTACGAGGTATGCTTTAAATATGCCTTTGTCGCTTAATCTTTTCATCATTTTTGGTTGTTTGGGAATTATCGGCTTTTATTATTTTATCTATCCACATATTGTTAACCGAAGAGTAAAAAACACTATCAATGATGCAATTTTATAA
- a CDS encoding RDD family protein has product MSQIAINTSQNVNINFITASIGERMIAYIIDTLIKVAYLIITFYLFFNVFNLGYILDGLDSWSQNAIYIVLTLPVALYPLVLESLMEGQTPGKKVMKIRVVKIDGYQASFGDYLIRWVFRLIDTTFAGVVGLISMIVSKNNQRLGDIASGTAVISLKNNINISHTILENINHDYIPTFSQVIGLSDNDMRIIKDNYLKALRIDDRQVITKLSDKIKNILKLEVDPTKMTERQFIGIIIKDYNYYTGKDS; this is encoded by the coding sequence ATGTCTCAAATTGCGATAAATACCTCCCAAAATGTAAATATTAATTTTATCACCGCAAGTATCGGAGAACGAATGATAGCCTACATTATAGATACTCTCATCAAAGTGGCTTATCTTATAATAACGTTCTATTTATTTTTTAACGTTTTCAATTTAGGATATATTTTAGATGGTTTAGATTCCTGGTCTCAAAATGCTATTTATATTGTTCTCACTTTACCTGTTGCACTTTACCCACTAGTTTTGGAAAGCTTAATGGAAGGACAAACGCCCGGAAAAAAAGTAATGAAAATACGGGTGGTAAAAATTGATGGTTACCAAGCGAGTTTCGGAGATTATCTGATTCGTTGGGTTTTCAGATTAATTGATACAACTTTTGCGGGAGTTGTCGGTTTAATTTCTATGATTGTCTCTAAAAACAACCAGCGTTTAGGAGACATTGCTTCCGGAACAGCCGTAATCTCCCTTAAAAACAATATCAATATTTCTCATACGATTCTTGAAAATATCAACCACGATTACATCCCCACTTTTTCGCAGGTGATTGGATTAAGCGATAATGACATGAGAATTATTAAAGATAATTATTTAAAAGCTCTCAGGATTGACGACAGGCAGGTAATTACAAAGCTTTCAGACAAAATAAAAAACATTCTCAAACTAGAAGTCGACCCCACAAAAATGACCGAAAGACAGTTTATTGGAATTATCATTAAAGATTATAATTATTATACTGGAAAAGACAGTTAG
- a CDS encoding GNAT family N-acetyltransferase encodes MKFVNNKSGNGGVITLNNEIKEVGRVTYTIFPDENRLIISFVLVHPEFEGRGMGKFLVEEAIKFSRENNWKVYPHCSYARAVMRRMNDVEDIFLQD; translated from the coding sequence ATGAAATTCGTAAACAACAAATCTGGAAATGGCGGTGTAATAACACTCAACAACGAAATAAAAGAAGTAGGTAGAGTAACTTATACCATTTTCCCTGACGAAAATAGACTAATCATTTCTTTCGTACTGGTACATCCCGAATTTGAAGGTCGCGGAATGGGAAAATTCTTAGTAGAAGAAGCCATTAAATTTTCAAGAGAAAACAACTGGAAAGTTTATCCACATTGTTCTTACGCAAGAGCTGTAATGAGAAGGATGAATGATGTAGAAGACATTTTTTTACAGGATTAA
- a CDS encoding glycosyltransferase family protein, with protein MKVLYAFQGTGNGHVARAQEIIPILKKYASVDTFISGHQSQLKADFPINFQHKGISLLYNKTGGISYKKILLENNFLEAFKTIKQIDLTKYDLIINDYEPLTGWACKTKNLNMIELSHQASMSFKETPKPAKKDFFGELILKYYVPSERKIGFHFENYHPQIKKPVIRKKIRNLNPDKKGFYVVYLPSFSDENIIKILSEVPVEWKVFSKHSKLQRKVKNVEIFPIDEIQYLKYFENCDGILCNAGFETPAEALFMDKKLFVIPIHNQYEQECNACALDKMGIPNSKILDREEITNWVASDLHFQVNYPDDIEDILLNDVLIL; from the coding sequence ATGAAAGTTCTATACGCGTTTCAGGGAACAGGCAACGGTCATGTTGCACGAGCGCAGGAAATTATTCCTATTCTTAAAAAATATGCTTCTGTTGATACTTTTATCAGTGGGCATCAATCTCAATTAAAGGCCGATTTTCCGATTAACTTTCAACATAAAGGGATTTCTCTGCTTTACAATAAAACAGGCGGAATTTCCTATAAAAAAATCCTTTTAGAAAATAACTTCCTTGAAGCTTTTAAAACGATTAAACAAATTGATTTAACGAAATACGACTTAATCATCAATGATTATGAACCATTGACAGGATGGGCTTGCAAAACAAAAAATCTCAATATGATTGAGCTGAGTCATCAGGCTTCAATGAGTTTTAAAGAAACTCCAAAACCTGCAAAAAAAGATTTTTTCGGAGAATTAATTTTAAAATATTATGTTCCGAGTGAAAGAAAAATAGGTTTTCATTTTGAAAATTATCATCCGCAAATTAAAAAACCCGTTATCAGAAAAAAAATAAGAAATCTTAATCCTGATAAAAAAGGATTTTATGTGGTTTATCTTCCTAGTTTTTCAGATGAAAATATCATTAAGATTTTAAGTGAAGTTCCTGTAGAATGGAAAGTTTTTTCTAAACACAGTAAACTTCAGAGAAAAGTGAAAAATGTTGAGATTTTTCCGATTGATGAAATTCAGTATTTAAAATATTTCGAGAACTGTGATGGAATTTTATGCAATGCAGGATTTGAAACTCCGGCAGAAGCACTTTTTATGGACAAAAAACTGTTTGTAATTCCCATTCATAATCAGTACGAACAAGAGTGTAACGCCTGTGCTTTAGACAAAATGGGAATTCCAAATTCTAAAATTTTAGATAGAGAAGAAATTACAAACTGGGTTGCATCAGACCTTCATTTTCAGGTTAATTATCCCGATGATATCGAAGATATTTTGCTCAATGACGTATTAATCCTGTAA
- a CDS encoding UDP-2,3-diacylglucosamine diphosphatase has translation MKRNVELVVISDVHLGTYGCKAKELLRYLNSIQPKTLVLNGDIIDIWQFKKSYFPKPHLKVIKKIISLATKNTNVYYITGNHDEMFRKFTDFELGKLKVCNKLCLDINNKKTWIFHGDVFDASVQHSKWIAKLGGKGYDLLIVINNMVNWFLEKMGREKYSFSKKIKNNVKKAVKYIGDFELTASELAIDNGYDYVVCGHIHQPQMREVVNKKGSCTYLNSGDWIENLSALEYHDNEWKIFYYEEHKHLLKDDETEEIQDINNSDLLKIVTQFT, from the coding sequence TTCGGATGTACATTTGGGAACTTACGGATGTAAGGCCAAAGAACTTCTACGATATCTAAATTCTATTCAACCGAAAACGTTAGTTTTAAATGGTGATATCATTGATATTTGGCAGTTTAAAAAGTCTTACTTCCCTAAGCCTCATTTAAAAGTAATCAAGAAGATTATTTCATTAGCTACAAAAAACACAAATGTCTATTATATTACCGGTAATCACGATGAAATGTTCAGAAAGTTTACCGATTTTGAATTGGGGAAGCTAAAGGTCTGCAATAAACTCTGTCTTGATATCAATAATAAAAAAACATGGATTTTTCACGGAGATGTCTTTGATGCCTCAGTTCAACATTCAAAGTGGATTGCTAAACTAGGAGGGAAAGGGTACGACCTTCTCATTGTCATCAATAACATGGTCAATTGGTTTTTGGAAAAAATGGGTAGAGAAAAATATTCGTTTTCAAAGAAAATCAAAAATAACGTGAAAAAGGCAGTAAAGTATATTGGCGATTTTGAGTTAACAGCTTCTGAGCTTGCTATTGATAACGGTTATGATTATGTAGTTTGTGGTCATATTCATCAACCTCAAATGCGCGAAGTAGTCAATAAAAAAGGTTCCTGTACTTATTTAAATTCCGGAGATTGGATTGAAAATCTTTCAGCTTTGGAATATCATGATAACGAATGGAAAATCTTTTATTATGAAGAACACAAGCATTTGTTGAAAGATGATGAAACAGAAGAAATTCAAGATATCAACAATTCGGATCTTTTGAAAATTGTAACTCAATTTACTTAA